The following coding sequences are from one Rathayibacter sp. VKM Ac-2760 window:
- a CDS encoding DUF808 domain-containing protein: MSVGLLAVVDDILTAALKASAKTAGVVIDDAAVTPQYVQGLTPARELPVVGKIALGSLVNKFVIIIPIALLLSSFAPWVLPYLLIIGGAFLCFEGAEKVLEWFGVHHAAGETEARDEKKLVFGAVRTDLILSTEIMLIALDGLDTGLGFGGTLAALLVIGLGMTLLVYGAVALLVKIDDVGLRMMKNAARGVRRFGVRIVASMPAVFRTISIVGTLAMLWVGGHLVTANLAETFWHGPYDLVHVVTGAVEGAGPVVVWLADTFVSMILGLVLGLIVVAAVMGVRRVLRRGEPAEAH, translated from the coding sequence ATGTCGGTCGGCCTGCTCGCCGTCGTCGATGACATCCTCACCGCCGCCCTGAAGGCGAGCGCGAAGACGGCCGGTGTCGTCATCGACGACGCGGCCGTCACTCCGCAGTACGTCCAGGGGCTGACCCCGGCGCGGGAGCTGCCGGTGGTCGGGAAGATCGCGCTCGGCAGCCTCGTCAACAAGTTCGTGATCATCATCCCGATCGCGCTGCTGCTCTCCTCCTTCGCCCCGTGGGTGCTGCCGTACCTGCTGATCATCGGCGGCGCGTTCCTCTGCTTCGAGGGGGCGGAGAAGGTGCTCGAGTGGTTCGGCGTGCACCACGCCGCGGGCGAGACGGAGGCGCGGGACGAGAAGAAGCTCGTCTTCGGGGCCGTGCGGACCGACCTCATCCTCAGCACCGAGATCATGCTGATCGCGCTCGACGGTCTCGACACCGGCCTCGGCTTCGGCGGGACCCTCGCGGCGCTGCTCGTGATCGGCCTCGGGATGACGCTGCTCGTCTACGGCGCCGTCGCGCTGCTGGTCAAGATCGACGACGTGGGGCTGCGGATGATGAAGAACGCGGCGCGAGGCGTCCGGCGCTTCGGCGTGCGCATCGTCGCGTCGATGCCGGCCGTGTTCCGCACCATCAGCATCGTCGGCACGCTCGCGATGCTCTGGGTCGGCGGGCACCTCGTCACGGCGAACCTGGCCGAGACGTTCTGGCACGGGCCGTACGACCTCGTGCACGTCGTCACCGGCGCGGTCGAGGGCGCCGGCCCGGTCGTGGTCTGGCTGGCCGACACCTTCGTCTCGATGATCCTCGGGCTGGTGCTCGGCCTGATCGTCGTGGCCGCCGTGATGGGCGTGCGGCGCGTGCTGCGTCGCGGCGAGCCGGCCGAGGCCCACTGA
- a CDS encoding DUF2332 family protein, with translation MEPTADRYRRAAVELAQTSELQVEWALAVAGDDALLALIDELPPAHRQPSLLFSVARLLGVPAAGGAEVAEWLRAEWPRVAPVAAERLTQTNEALRCAPLVAALERITEPGEPVALVEIGASAGLCLAPERYSYAFVAAEGSAERPAEGATRLGRGGPVLECVVSGGAAPTRLPVVAWRRGLDLRPLDVRSAEDRAWLEALLPPDRPERTARLRAAVATLREDPPEIVAGDAAEALPEVLAAVPRGVRPVVVSLGTLVYLPWAARERVLAAVDAAGASLVTLEAEALLPSLRDRAAALTAPERTPFLLAADGVPLASAAPHGGRLSWLS, from the coding sequence ATGGAGCCCACCGCCGACCGCTACCGCCGCGCCGCCGTCGAGCTCGCGCAGACCTCCGAGCTGCAGGTCGAGTGGGCGCTCGCCGTCGCCGGCGACGACGCGCTGCTCGCCCTGATCGACGAGCTGCCGCCCGCGCACCGGCAGCCGTCGCTGCTGTTCTCGGTGGCGCGGTTGCTCGGGGTGCCGGCGGCGGGTGGTGCCGAGGTCGCGGAGTGGCTGCGCGCGGAGTGGCCGCGGGTCGCGCCGGTCGCGGCCGAGCGGCTCACCCAGACCAACGAGGCGCTGCGCTGCGCTCCGCTGGTCGCGGCCCTGGAGCGGATCACGGAGCCGGGGGAGCCGGTCGCGCTGGTCGAGATCGGCGCCTCGGCGGGGCTGTGCCTGGCGCCGGAGCGGTACTCGTACGCGTTCGTGGCGGCGGAGGGGTCGGCGGAGAGGCCGGCGGAGGGTGCGACGCGGCTGGGGCGCGGCGGTCCGGTGCTCGAGTGCGTCGTGAGCGGGGGAGCGGCGCCCACCCGGCTCCCGGTCGTCGCCTGGCGTCGCGGGCTGGACCTGCGGCCGCTCGACGTCCGCTCGGCGGAGGACCGCGCCTGGCTGGAGGCGCTGCTGCCGCCGGACCGGCCGGAGCGCACCGCGCGGCTCCGGGCCGCCGTGGCGACGCTGCGGGAGGACCCGCCGGAGATCGTCGCGGGCGATGCGGCCGAGGCGCTGCCGGAGGTGCTCGCCGCGGTGCCGCGCGGGGTGCGCCCGGTCGTCGTGTCGCTCGGGACGCTGGTGTACCTGCCGTGGGCCGCGCGCGAGCGGGTGCTGGCGGCGGTGGACGCCGCGGGCGCGAGCCTGGTGACGCTCGAGGCGGAAGCGCTCCTGCCGTCGCTGCGGGATCGGGCTGCCGCGCTGACGGCGCCCGAGCGCACGCCGTTCCTGCTCGCGGCGGACGGGGTGCCGCTCGCCTCCGCCGCGCCGCACGGCGGCCGGCTGTCCTGGCTGAGCTGA
- a CDS encoding beta-galactosidase family protein has translation MTTAPDSTPPESRFAIGATDFELDGRPHRILSGALHYFRIHPDLWADRIRKARLMGLNTIETYVAWNAHEPQRGAWREDAGLDLGRFLDLVAAEGMHAIVRPGPYICAEWDNGGLPAWLLRDPEVGVRRFEPHYVAAVSEYLRRVSAIVAPRQIDVGGPVVLVQIENEYGAYGSDKEYLAELVRVTRDSGITVPLTTIDQPTPQMLADGSLPGLHLTGSFGSRTAERLATLREFQPTGPLMCMEFWCGWFDDWGTQHHTTDAAASARELDALLAVGGSVNVYMFHGGTNFGLTSGANDKGRYAAITTSYDYDAPLDESGDPTAKYWAFREVIARYAPVPEEVPAVSPPAPVLTAPLVPGPALLGLDAVFGPAVRLESMASFDELGQSDGFVLFTTTLAAGGAPARLVVGEEVRDRAWVLLDGDPVGVLARDDHERAITLPRGSGELAILVENQGRVNYGERIGEHKGLIGGVRLDGAELTGWVARPLALECLPECGRVPGSGAFAAGPGLATGSFELDAQADLHLDTLHWGKGLVWVNGFLLGRYWRRGPQRTLIVPSPVTRAGRNDVVVLEFESIAEPEIRLLARADLGHTEI, from the coding sequence ATGACCACCGCTCCCGACAGCACCCCGCCCGAGAGCCGCTTCGCCATCGGCGCGACCGACTTCGAGCTCGACGGCAGGCCGCACCGCATCCTGTCGGGAGCGCTGCACTACTTCCGGATCCACCCGGACCTCTGGGCCGACCGGATCCGCAAGGCCCGCCTGATGGGCCTGAACACCATCGAGACCTACGTCGCCTGGAACGCGCACGAGCCGCAGCGCGGAGCCTGGCGCGAGGACGCCGGGCTCGACCTCGGCCGCTTCCTCGACCTGGTCGCCGCCGAGGGCATGCACGCGATCGTGCGCCCCGGCCCCTACATCTGCGCGGAGTGGGACAACGGCGGCCTGCCCGCCTGGCTGCTCCGCGACCCCGAGGTGGGCGTCCGCCGCTTCGAGCCGCACTACGTCGCGGCGGTCAGCGAGTACCTCCGCCGCGTCTCCGCGATCGTCGCGCCGCGGCAGATCGACGTCGGCGGGCCGGTCGTGCTCGTGCAGATCGAGAACGAGTACGGCGCCTACGGCTCCGACAAGGAGTACCTCGCCGAGCTGGTCCGCGTCACCCGCGACAGCGGCATCACGGTGCCGCTCACCACGATCGACCAGCCGACCCCGCAGATGCTCGCCGACGGCAGCCTCCCGGGCCTGCACCTGACCGGCTCGTTCGGCTCGCGCACGGCCGAGCGCCTCGCGACGCTGCGCGAGTTCCAGCCCACCGGCCCGCTGATGTGCATGGAGTTCTGGTGCGGCTGGTTCGACGACTGGGGCACCCAGCACCACACCACCGACGCGGCGGCCTCGGCCCGCGAGCTCGACGCGCTGCTCGCGGTCGGCGGCTCCGTCAACGTCTACATGTTCCACGGCGGCACGAACTTCGGCCTGACCAGCGGCGCGAACGACAAGGGCCGCTACGCCGCGATCACGACGAGCTACGACTACGACGCGCCGCTCGACGAGAGCGGCGACCCGACCGCGAAGTACTGGGCGTTCCGCGAGGTCATCGCGCGATACGCACCGGTGCCGGAGGAGGTGCCGGCCGTCTCGCCGCCCGCACCGGTGCTGACCGCGCCGCTCGTGCCCGGTCCCGCGCTGCTCGGACTCGACGCGGTGTTCGGGCCGGCCGTGCGCCTGGAGTCGATGGCGAGCTTCGACGAGCTCGGGCAGTCGGACGGGTTCGTGCTGTTCACGACGACGCTGGCGGCGGGCGGTGCTCCCGCGCGCCTCGTGGTCGGTGAGGAGGTGCGCGACCGCGCCTGGGTGCTGCTCGACGGCGACCCGGTCGGCGTGCTCGCGCGCGACGACCACGAGCGCGCGATCACGCTCCCGCGCGGCAGCGGCGAGCTGGCGATCCTGGTCGAGAACCAGGGCCGGGTGAACTACGGCGAGCGCATCGGCGAGCACAAGGGACTGATCGGCGGCGTGCGGCTCGACGGCGCCGAGCTCACGGGCTGGGTCGCGCGGCCGCTCGCGCTCGAGTGCCTGCCGGAGTGCGGGCGCGTCCCCGGGAGCGGCGCGTTCGCGGCCGGCCCGGGCCTCGCCACCGGCTCGTTCGAGCTCGACGCGCAGGCCGACCTGCACCTCGACACGCTGCACTGGGGCAAGGGCCTGGTCTGGGTGAACGGCTTCCTGCTCGGCCGCTACTGGCGGCGCGGACCGCAGCGCACGCTGATCGTGCCGTCGCCGGTCACCCGGGCCGGACGCAACGACGTGGTCGTGCTCGAGTTCGAGTCGATCGCGGAGCCGGAGATCCGGCTGCTCGCGCGCGCCGACCTGGGGCACACGGAGATCTAG
- a CDS encoding ATP-dependent DNA ligase has translation MGALLYGTPATSHDIDDRALAHLQIVMINKFRRNEAFAFQLDASSAHGTGRQTLWLHPTIPLQFSFHGSRMPAINAAWVRALMEEANSGRGLRIVPEPAQQPDSAVATAAA, from the coding sequence ATGGGCGCTCTCCTCTACGGCACTCCGGCCACCTCGCACGACATCGACGACCGCGCGCTCGCGCACCTGCAGATCGTGATGATCAACAAGTTCCGCCGCAACGAGGCCTTCGCCTTCCAGCTCGACGCGTCGAGCGCGCACGGGACGGGCCGCCAGACGCTCTGGCTGCACCCGACCATCCCGCTGCAGTTCTCCTTCCACGGCAGCCGCATGCCCGCCATCAACGCCGCCTGGGTGCGCGCGCTGATGGAGGAGGCCAACAGCGGCCGCGGCCTGCGGATCGTCCCCGAGCCGGCCCAGCAGCCCGACTCCGCCGTCGCGACCGCCGCGGCCTGA
- a CDS encoding sugar ABC transporter permease, protein MTTTSPPVPLREVSPPAAPLAVPRSRAKSEWKGLAFVAPFLVIFLLVFIAPVVYSIYLSLFREQLIGGNAFVGFENYLAIFRDPNFWEGFGRVLLFLVVQVPVMLVLALVAALAIDSGRLHGTGFFRIVVFLPYAVPAVVAVLMWGFIYGDNFGLTANVNDLLGSDLIAPFSRDWILVSIGNIVTWEFVGYNMLIFYSALKTIPGELYEAAEIDGAGPLRVIRSIKLPALRGAIVIASIFSIIGSFQLFNEPNILRTLAPNIITTYFTPNMYAYNLSFAGQQYNASATVAIVMGVITAVIAYVVQLRGARKEN, encoded by the coding sequence ATGACGACGACGTCTCCCCCTGTCCCCCTGCGCGAGGTCTCCCCGCCGGCCGCGCCGCTCGCCGTCCCGCGGAGCCGCGCGAAGAGCGAGTGGAAGGGCCTCGCCTTCGTGGCGCCCTTCCTGGTGATCTTCCTGCTCGTCTTCATCGCGCCGGTGGTCTACTCGATCTACCTCAGCCTCTTCCGCGAGCAGCTCATCGGCGGCAACGCCTTCGTCGGCTTCGAGAACTACCTCGCGATCTTCCGCGACCCGAACTTCTGGGAGGGCTTCGGCCGCGTCCTGCTGTTCCTGGTCGTGCAGGTCCCCGTGATGCTCGTGCTCGCCCTCGTCGCCGCCCTCGCGATCGACAGCGGACGGCTGCACGGCACCGGCTTCTTCCGCATCGTCGTCTTCCTCCCCTACGCGGTCCCCGCCGTCGTCGCGGTGCTGATGTGGGGCTTCATCTACGGCGACAACTTCGGCCTCACCGCCAACGTCAACGACCTGCTCGGCTCCGATCTGATCGCGCCGTTCTCGCGCGACTGGATCCTGGTCTCGATCGGCAACATCGTCACGTGGGAGTTCGTCGGCTACAACATGCTGATCTTCTACTCCGCGCTGAAGACGATCCCCGGCGAGCTCTACGAGGCCGCCGAGATCGACGGCGCCGGCCCGCTGCGCGTCATCCGCTCGATCAAGCTGCCCGCCCTGCGCGGTGCCATCGTGATCGCCTCGATCTTCTCGATCATCGGCAGCTTCCAGCTGTTCAACGAGCCGAACATCCTCCGGACGCTCGCGCCGAACATCATCACCACCTACTTCACCCCGAACATGTACGCCTACAACCTGTCCTTCGCGGGTCAGCAGTACAACGCGTCGGCCACGGTCGCCATCGTCATGGGCGTGATCACCGCGGTGATCGCCTACGTCGTGCAGCTCCGCGGCGCGCGCAAGGAGAACTGA
- a CDS encoding LacI family DNA-binding transcriptional regulator: METNAAGSNAATAVPRRRGVSMADVARRANVSGQTVSRVSNGKQNVDTETRERVLEAMRDLGYRPNSAARALRTGRFHSIGVIMFTLSSFGNMRTLDAIAIAAADAGYSITLIPVPHPTQGEVSVAFHRLSEEAVDGVIIVMEAHLLDEADIVLPPDLPVVVVDSAGGDRYPVVDTDQVSGARQAVEHLLGLGHRTVHHVAGPERSYSAERRREAWESTLRSAGAPVPPALVGDWSSASGHRIGRELAADPAVTAIFAANDQMALGVLRALHDAGRAVPGEVSVVGFDDMEESASFWPPLTTVHQSFGDTGRRSVDILLRELESGERSGVTLTPTELVVRESTGPAPR, from the coding sequence ATCGAGACGAACGCGGCGGGCTCGAACGCGGCGACCGCCGTCCCGCGCCGACGGGGCGTGTCGATGGCCGACGTCGCGCGGCGCGCGAACGTGTCCGGGCAGACCGTGTCGCGGGTGTCCAACGGCAAGCAGAACGTCGACACCGAGACGCGCGAGCGCGTCCTCGAGGCGATGCGCGACCTCGGCTACCGGCCCAACAGCGCCGCGCGGGCGCTGCGCACCGGCCGCTTCCACAGCATCGGCGTGATCATGTTCACGCTGTCCTCCTTCGGCAACATGCGCACGCTCGACGCGATCGCGATCGCGGCGGCCGATGCCGGCTACTCGATCACGCTCATCCCCGTGCCGCACCCGACCCAGGGCGAGGTGTCCGTCGCCTTCCACCGCCTGAGCGAGGAGGCCGTGGACGGCGTCATCATCGTGATGGAGGCGCACCTGCTCGACGAGGCCGACATCGTGCTGCCGCCCGATCTGCCCGTCGTGGTCGTCGACTCCGCGGGCGGCGACCGCTACCCGGTCGTCGACACCGACCAGGTCTCGGGCGCGCGCCAGGCCGTCGAGCACCTGCTCGGGCTCGGGCACCGGACCGTGCACCACGTCGCCGGGCCCGAGCGCTCCTACTCCGCGGAGCGGCGCCGCGAGGCCTGGGAGTCGACGCTGCGCTCCGCCGGGGCGCCCGTGCCGCCGGCGCTCGTCGGCGACTGGTCGAGCGCGTCCGGCCACCGGATCGGCCGCGAGCTGGCCGCGGATCCGGCCGTGACGGCGATCTTCGCCGCGAACGACCAGATGGCGCTCGGCGTGCTGCGGGCCCTGCACGACGCGGGCCGCGCGGTGCCGGGCGAGGTGAGCGTCGTCGGCTTCGACGACATGGAGGAGTCGGCGAGCTTCTGGCCGCCGCTGACCACCGTGCACCAGTCCTTCGGTGACACCGGGCGGCGCTCGGTCGACATCCTGCTGCGCGAGCTCGAGTCGGGCGAGCGCTCGGGCGTCACGCTGACGCCGACGGAGCTCGTCGTGCGGGAGAGCACGGGGCCGGCGCCGCGCTGA
- a CDS encoding sugar ABC transporter substrate-binding protein, translating into MKIAHSALRRTLTVVAAAALAAGSLAACSSGGTTGGGTTASGTAADLDAALEAGGKITYWSWTPSAEAQVAAFEKAYPKVDVELVNAGTNKDEYTKLENAIKAGSGAPDVVQIEYYAMPQFALSDSLLDLSQYGMGDLEDKFSASTWGSVNIDGKLVGLPQDSGPMAMFYNKTVFDQYGISVPTTWDEYIAAAKALQAADPSKFITADTGDAGFATSMIWQAGGEPFTTDGTNVTVNLADEGTEKWTGVWNQLVEGDLLSDTPAWGDEWYKGLGDGSIASLITGAWMPGVLESSVPDASGDWAVAPIPTYDGTAVSAENGGGGQSVTKQSENPALAAAFLRWLNSDEASVDVFLESGGFPSTSADLSSPDFTGAESEYFGGQKINEVLTQASQDVRPGWSYLPFQVYANSVFGDTVGQSYANKTSLDDGIAAWQSKLVEYGNAQGFTVSE; encoded by the coding sequence ATGAAGATCGCCCACTCCGCCCTCCGGCGGACCCTGACGGTCGTCGCGGCCGCAGCACTCGCCGCGGGCTCGCTCGCCGCCTGCTCGTCCGGCGGCACCACCGGCGGCGGCACGACCGCCTCCGGCACCGCGGCCGACCTCGACGCCGCCCTCGAGGCCGGCGGCAAGATCACCTACTGGAGCTGGACCCCCAGCGCCGAGGCCCAGGTCGCCGCGTTCGAGAAGGCGTACCCGAAGGTCGACGTCGAGCTGGTCAACGCCGGCACGAACAAGGACGAGTACACCAAGCTCGAGAACGCGATCAAGGCCGGCTCGGGCGCCCCCGACGTCGTCCAGATCGAGTACTACGCCATGCCGCAGTTCGCGCTGTCGGACTCGCTGCTCGACCTCTCGCAGTACGGCATGGGCGACCTCGAGGACAAGTTCTCGGCGTCCACCTGGGGCAGCGTCAACATCGACGGCAAGCTCGTCGGCCTCCCGCAGGACTCGGGCCCCATGGCCATGTTCTACAACAAGACGGTCTTCGACCAGTACGGCATCTCCGTCCCGACCACCTGGGACGAGTACATCGCCGCGGCGAAGGCGCTGCAGGCGGCCGACCCGTCGAAGTTCATCACCGCGGACACCGGCGACGCCGGCTTCGCGACCAGCATGATCTGGCAGGCGGGCGGCGAGCCCTTCACCACCGACGGCACGAACGTCACCGTGAACCTCGCCGACGAGGGCACCGAGAAGTGGACCGGCGTCTGGAACCAGCTCGTCGAGGGCGACCTCCTCTCCGACACCCCCGCCTGGGGCGACGAGTGGTACAAGGGCCTCGGCGACGGCTCGATCGCCTCGCTGATCACCGGCGCCTGGATGCCCGGCGTGCTCGAGTCCAGCGTCCCCGACGCCTCCGGCGACTGGGCCGTCGCGCCGATCCCGACCTACGACGGCACCGCCGTCAGCGCCGAGAACGGCGGTGGCGGCCAGTCCGTCACCAAGCAGAGCGAGAACCCGGCGCTGGCCGCCGCGTTCCTGCGCTGGCTGAACAGCGACGAGGCCTCGGTCGACGTCTTCCTCGAGAGCGGCGGATTCCCGTCGACCTCGGCCGACCTCAGCAGCCCCGACTTCACCGGCGCCGAGTCGGAGTACTTCGGCGGCCAGAAGATCAACGAGGTGCTGACCCAGGCTTCGCAGGACGTGCGTCCCGGCTGGTCGTACCTGCCGTTCCAGGTCTACGCGAACAGCGTCTTCGGCGACACGGTCGGCCAGTCCTACGCCAACAAGACGAGCCTGGACGACGGAATCGCCGCCTGGCAGAGCAAGCTCGTCGAGTACGGCAACGCTCAGGGCTTCACCGTCTCCGAGTAG
- a CDS encoding DUF4440 domain-containing protein — protein MDAAVSSAIGAAAVSELPPDFVLALEAVGEALAAMAAGDPEPYRRCWADTADSTLYGAFGTVERGRAAIDETLGWVAGRFAGGGLTPHYDLIQVSGDLAYTVGREIGATRVDGREAAPLVIRVTHVYRRLDGQGWRIVHRHGDHPPRLER, from the coding sequence ATGGACGCCGCCGTCTCCTCCGCCATCGGCGCTGCCGCCGTCTCCGAGCTGCCGCCCGACTTCGTGCTCGCCCTCGAGGCGGTGGGGGAGGCGCTCGCCGCGATGGCGGCCGGCGATCCGGAGCCGTACCGACGCTGCTGGGCCGACACCGCGGACTCGACGCTCTACGGGGCGTTCGGCACCGTCGAGCGGGGGCGGGCGGCGATCGACGAGACGCTCGGCTGGGTCGCGGGCCGCTTCGCCGGCGGCGGGCTGACGCCGCACTACGACCTGATCCAGGTGTCCGGTGATCTCGCCTACACGGTCGGCCGCGAGATCGGCGCGACCCGGGTCGACGGGCGGGAGGCGGCTCCGCTCGTCATCCGCGTCACCCACGTCTACCGCCGCCTCGACGGCCAGGGCTGGCGGATCGTGCACCGGCACGGCGACCACCCGCCGCGCCTGGAGCGCTGA
- a CDS encoding carbohydrate ABC transporter permease has product MSAFILYSLVPLAWLVINATKTQAGLFSSFGLWFDGDFVLFQNIAETLTYRDGIFLRWLGNTLLYVVVGAGGATLLATLAGYGLAKFRFAGRKAVFAVVLGAIAVPGTALAVPTFLMFSQLGLTNTPWAIIIPSLISPFGLYLVWVYAVESVPTELLEAARMDGAGEFRTFFTISIRLLAPGIVTVLLFSVVATWNNYFLPLIMLSDPQWYPLTVGLNQWNAQATGVSAQPIYNLVITGSLLTIIPIVVAFLGLQRFWQSGLSAGSVKG; this is encoded by the coding sequence ATGTCGGCGTTCATCCTCTACAGCCTCGTGCCGCTCGCCTGGCTCGTGATCAACGCGACCAAGACCCAGGCCGGCCTGTTCTCGAGCTTCGGCCTCTGGTTCGACGGCGACTTCGTCCTCTTCCAGAACATCGCCGAGACGCTCACCTACCGCGACGGCATCTTCCTCCGCTGGCTCGGCAACACGCTGCTCTACGTCGTCGTCGGCGCGGGCGGAGCGACGCTGCTGGCGACGCTCGCCGGCTACGGTCTCGCGAAGTTCCGCTTCGCCGGGCGCAAGGCGGTCTTCGCGGTCGTCCTCGGCGCGATCGCCGTCCCCGGCACCGCGCTCGCCGTCCCGACGTTCCTGATGTTCAGCCAGCTCGGCCTCACCAACACCCCGTGGGCGATCATCATCCCCTCGCTGATCAGCCCCTTCGGCCTCTACCTGGTCTGGGTCTACGCGGTCGAGTCGGTGCCGACGGAGCTGCTCGAGGCGGCGCGGATGGACGGCGCGGGCGAGTTCCGCACCTTCTTCACCATCTCGATCCGCCTGCTCGCCCCCGGCATCGTCACCGTCCTGCTGTTCTCGGTCGTCGCGACCTGGAACAACTACTTCCTGCCGCTGATCATGCTGAGCGACCCCCAGTGGTACCCGCTCACCGTCGGCCTCAACCAGTGGAACGCGCAGGCCACCGGTGTCAGCGCGCAGCCGATCTACAACCTGGTCATCACCGGCTCGCTGCTGACGATCATCCCGATCGTCGTCGCCTTCCTCGGCCTCCAGCGCTTCTGGCAGTCCGGCCTCAGCGCCGGCAGCGTCAAGGGCTGA
- a CDS encoding FAD-dependent monooxygenase, giving the protein MTRVLISGASIAGPALAFWLHRYGVETTIVERAPALRLGGQNVDVRGAGREVARRMGLEDAIRAATTGEIGTRFVGRGGRTLAEFPAGTDDSGGATAELEILRGDLAQLLVDATAEHTEYRYGDRITGLDDDGTGVTVSFEHAPDERFDLVVAADGIGSSTRRLVFGAEPQIRSLGLETSYATIPRTAADDDWWRWYAAAGGRSITLRPDPHGTLRVALSQVIDRRLDRASTERRSLDEQRAHLRRVFGDAGWEAQRVLRGIDEADELYYEQIGQVHAPRWSSGRFALVGDAAYCASPVSGMGTSLSLTGAYVLAGELAAHVDPRDGFAGYERIMRPYVKQAQDLPPGVPRVANPVSRLGVAAFGLAVKVAATPVIGRTMGRFFTPPADAIALPEYSHLER; this is encoded by the coding sequence CCGCACTCCGGCTCGGCGGGCAGAACGTCGACGTCCGCGGTGCCGGCCGCGAGGTCGCCCGCCGGATGGGCCTCGAGGACGCGATCCGCGCCGCGACCACCGGCGAGATCGGCACCCGCTTCGTCGGCCGCGGCGGGCGCACGCTCGCCGAGTTCCCGGCCGGCACCGACGACTCCGGCGGCGCGACCGCCGAGCTGGAGATCCTCCGCGGCGACCTCGCGCAGCTCCTGGTCGACGCCACGGCCGAGCACACCGAGTACCGCTACGGCGACCGCATCACGGGGCTCGACGACGACGGCACCGGCGTCACCGTCTCCTTCGAGCACGCCCCCGACGAGCGCTTCGACCTCGTCGTCGCGGCCGACGGCATCGGCTCGAGCACGCGCCGCCTCGTCTTCGGCGCCGAGCCGCAGATCCGCTCGCTCGGCCTCGAGACCTCCTACGCCACGATCCCGCGCACCGCCGCGGACGACGACTGGTGGCGCTGGTACGCCGCGGCGGGCGGCCGCAGCATCACCCTCCGCCCGGACCCGCACGGCACCCTCCGCGTCGCGCTCTCGCAGGTGATCGACCGCCGGCTCGACCGCGCGAGCACCGAGCGCCGCTCGCTCGACGAGCAGCGCGCCCACCTCCGCCGAGTCTTCGGCGATGCCGGCTGGGAGGCGCAGCGCGTCCTCCGCGGCATCGACGAGGCCGACGAGCTCTACTACGAGCAGATCGGGCAGGTGCACGCCCCGCGCTGGTCGAGCGGGCGGTTCGCGCTGGTCGGCGACGCCGCCTACTGCGCCTCCCCGGTCAGCGGGATGGGGACGAGCCTGTCGCTCACGGGCGCCTACGTGCTGGCCGGCGAGCTCGCGGCGCACGTCGATCCGCGCGACGGCTTCGCGGGGTACGAGCGAATCATGCGGCCGTACGTGAAGCAGGCGCAGGACCTGCCGCCGGGCGTGCCGCGGGTGGCGAACCCGGTGTCGCGGCTCGGAGTCGCGGCGTTCGGGCTCGCGGTGAAGGTCGCGGCGACGCCGGTGATCGGGCGGACGATGGGGCGGTTCTTCACGCCGCCGGCGGACGCGATCGCGCTGCCGGAGTACTCGCACCTCGAGCGCTGA
- a CDS encoding DUF5684 domain-containing protein: MLDAVIALAQDSTPTGLNAASSVGNVFGGLIGYVIAVVALWPVFTKAGRPGWGAIIPIYNTYLLTKIAGYHGATVLLFLLPGVNVIWAIFIALGVGRAFGKGGLFSIVLLWLLALIGYLVVGYGSSRYVGDGGNPARQAR; encoded by the coding sequence GTGCTCGACGCCGTCATCGCCCTCGCCCAGGACAGCACCCCCACCGGCCTCAACGCGGCGAGCTCGGTCGGCAACGTCTTCGGCGGCCTGATCGGCTACGTCATCGCCGTCGTCGCCCTCTGGCCCGTCTTCACCAAGGCCGGCCGCCCGGGCTGGGGTGCGATCATCCCGATCTACAACACCTACCTGCTGACGAAGATCGCCGGCTACCACGGCGCGACGGTGCTGCTCTTCCTCCTCCCCGGCGTCAACGTGATCTGGGCGATCTTCATCGCCCTCGGCGTCGGCCGCGCGTTCGGCAAGGGCGGCCTGTTCAGCATCGTCCTGCTCTGGCTGCTCGCCCTCATCGGCTACCTCGTCGTCGGCTACGGCTCGTCCCGCTACGTCGGCGACGGCGGGAACCCGGCGCGCCAGGCGCGCTGA